A window of the Planctomycetota bacterium genome harbors these coding sequences:
- a CDS encoding 4Fe-4S dicluster domain-containing protein: protein MHKFSYFVEKFGSLACTGCGRCARLCPGGMAIAQVCQEIDEARKAAAK from the coding sequence ATGCACAAGTTCAGTTACTTTGTCGAGAAGTTCGGCAGCCTGGCCTGCACGGGCTGCGGCCGGTGCGCGCGGCTGTGCCCGGGCGGCATGGCCATCGCCCAGGTGTGCCAAGAGATTGACGAGGCCCGGAAGGCGGCCGCGAAATGA
- a CDS encoding FAD/NAD(P)-binding protein encodes MTSATYQSAILKIVAAKDEAPDVRTLRLQFAEEADRARFFEKYRVGMFGLYGVPGAGESAFCVASPPTRTEYIECTFRQTGRVTAALRDREVGQRITFRGPYGNSFPIEAWKGRNILFIAGGIALPPIRSVIWNVLDRRKEFADVSILYGARTVADLVYKDELAEWGNRQDVRLVTTVDPGGETPEWKGQIGFVPTVLEETAPSSANTIALVCGPPIMIKFTLPVLTKLGFAPKDVYTTLENRMKCGVGQCGRCNVGSVYVCRDGPVFTLEQLKGMLTADM; translated from the coding sequence ATGACCAGCGCCACTTACCAGTCCGCCATCCTGAAGATCGTTGCGGCGAAAGACGAGGCGCCGGACGTCCGCACGCTGCGCCTCCAGTTCGCCGAGGAAGCCGACCGCGCGCGGTTCTTCGAGAAGTACCGCGTAGGCATGTTCGGTCTCTACGGCGTGCCGGGCGCGGGCGAGAGCGCCTTCTGCGTGGCCAGCCCGCCCACCCGCACGGAGTACATCGAGTGCACGTTCCGCCAGACCGGCCGCGTGACGGCGGCCCTCAGGGACCGCGAGGTGGGCCAGCGCATCACCTTCCGCGGCCCGTACGGCAACTCGTTCCCCATCGAGGCGTGGAAGGGCAGGAACATCCTCTTCATCGCGGGCGGCATCGCCCTGCCGCCCATCCGGAGCGTCATCTGGAACGTTCTCGATCGCCGCAAGGAGTTCGCCGACGTCTCGATCCTCTACGGCGCCCGCACGGTGGCCGACCTTGTGTACAAGGACGAACTGGCCGAGTGGGGCAACCGGCAGGACGTGCGCCTGGTAACCACCGTGGACCCCGGCGGCGAAACGCCCGAGTGGAAGGGTCAGATCGGCTTCGTCCCGACCGTCCTCGAAGAGACCGCGCCGTCGAGCGCCAATACAATCGCCCTGGTGTGCGGCCCGCCCATCATGATCAAGTTCACCTTGCCGGTTCTTACGAAACTGGGCTTCGCGCCGAAGGACGTGTACACCACGCTCGAAAACCGGATGAAGTGCGGAGTGGGTCAGTGCGGCCGGTGCAACGTCGGCAGCGTTTACGTCTGCCGCGACGGGCCCGTCTTTACGCTGGAACAACTCAAGGGCATGCTGACGGCGGACATGTGA